In Gloeocapsa sp. PCC 73106, the sequence GGTTTTGAAGTAGTACCAGAATAAAAAACTTTGTGTCCTTTGTGTCTTCGTGGTTTTTCATCGTTCTTAATTATGGGTATTTAACCGGACTTGATATTAGGTAAAATTTTCTGAGAGAATGCCACAATTAGAGACATCGCTGCGATAACCCTTGAGAAAGTCATGGATTTCTTGAGATCCTAAAGGAACACTAAAATAGTACCCTTGTATCGCTTCACAGTTTAAGTCTTGCAGGATGTTTAATTGTTCTTGAGTTTCTATTCCTTCGGCGATTACTGTCAGGTTTAAAGCTTTTGCTAGGTTGATAATAGCTGAGACTAGAGCTGGATTCTGTTGACTGTCGGTGATATCTTTGATAAAGGAGCGATCTATCTTCAGTGTGTGAAAAGGAAATTTTTTTAAGTAAGCTAAAGAAGCGTAACCCGTACCAAAGTCATCCAAGGTAATATTAATCCCCATACCTACTAAAGCTAGTAAAACCTCACTAGCTGATTCAGTATCTTCTATCAGAGAACTCTCGGTGATTTCTAAAGCTAAACAGGAAGGTTTTAAGCCGGTTTCTTGAAGAATCTGTTCTAAATTATTTAACAGGTCATCTTGTTGCAGTTGTCGTGGGGAGAGATTGACGGCGATGTATTTTGGCGCTATTCCCATGGTTTGCCACTGTTTATACTCTTCACAGGCTTTTTTTAACACCCAGTTACCAATGGAGGTAATTAGTCCTGTTTCTTCGGCAATACGGATAAATTTTGGGGTCGAAATCATACCTATTTCCGAATTATGCCAACGTAACAAACATTCTACTCCCAAGATTTTATTAGTTTTTAAGTGAATTTGCGGCTGATAGTTAAGAAAAAGTTCTTGTTTTTCTATAGCTTGATACAAAAGATTTTCTAAAGTCAGTAACTCCGAAGACTGAGCGTTAGTTTGGGCGTTGTAAAATTGATAGCAATTACGTCCTTGTTGTTTGATGCGGTATAATACGGCGTCAGCGTTTCTGAGTAGGGTTTCTTTATCTTTACCGTCTTGGGGATAACAGGCGATACCGACGCTGATTCTAATATGAAGTTGGTTTCCTTCTATACTAAAGGGCGCTTCTAATGATTCGATAATTTTATCTATCGTTTGAATCACGGTTTCTATTTGTTGTATATTTGGAAGTAATAAGATGAATTCATCGCCTCCCCAACGTGCAAAGGTTTGACAAGAACCCAAAGATGTTAATATTCTTTTAGCGAAACTTTTGAGTAACTTGTCTCCTAATCCATGACCTAGTGAGTCGTTGATTTTCTTAAAATGGTCTAGATCAAAAAATAATACTGCCACTTGATGTTTCAATTTTTGAGCAATTTCTATCGCTTGTTCTAGTTTTTGATTCAACAGAGTGCGATTGGCTAGTCCAGTCAAAGGATCATAATAAGCTTGTTTGAGCAATAATTTCTCGGTTTTTTTTCTTTCTCTAATATCTCTAACGGCTAAACACAAAGCTTGTTTATCGCCGTATTTAATTAAACTGATACTCACTTCGACGTCTATTAACTCATTGTCTTTGCTACAATGACATCCCTCAATAACTAGTTCTTGTTTTTTGGCGATGATTTTCTCTAAATAACTATCAATTATCTCATCATCTATTGGCAGTAAATCATAAATAGTTAATTCTAATAGTTCCCCTTGGGTATAGTTTAATAAGTTGCAATAGGCAAGGTTACAATCAATAATTTGGCGAGTGGTTAAATCAATCAGAATAAGTCCTTCTGAGATTTGACTGAC encodes:
- a CDS encoding EAL domain-containing protein, which translates into the protein MNYLSRKPRYLVVLTEEPGQKREFYLENQVYSVGRHSRNDIVLYSECVSRHHATFLKVKYNHVEQDEVFWIIDGDLKGNRSTNGLIVNEKRCLSHELKHGDIITLANQVTIQYYQINNHQSPNIHHQKEKINNYNLANLKETSKTKTIAEAFPDQSHQEFFNKLNDYSKFIPHPIIEINYQGQIVYANSIAKFKILSLEQLEVSHPIFLGLLDDLDNTQESFLIRDLNLGSDIFQECVQYLPQEKLIRIYLFDLTKQIETESALQATEAKYKAIVSQISEGLILIDLTTRQIIDCNLAYCNLLNYTQGELLELTIYDLLPIDDEIIDSYLEKIIAKKQELVIEGCHCSKDNELIDVEVSISLIKYGDKQALCLAVRDIRERKKTEKLLLKQAYYDPLTGLANRTLLNQKLEQAIEIAQKLKHQVAVLFFDLDHFKKINDSLGHGLGDKLLKSFAKRILTSLGSCQTFARWGGDEFILLLPNIQQIETVIQTIDKIIESLEAPFSIEGNQLHIRISVGIACYPQDGKDKETLLRNADAVLYRIKQQGRNCYQFYNAQTNAQSSELLTLENLLYQAIEKQELFLNYQPQIHLKTNKILGVECLLRWHNSEIGMISTPKFIRIAEETGLITSIGNWVLKKACEEYKQWQTMGIAPKYIAVNLSPRQLQQDDLLNNLEQILQETGLKPSCLALEITESSLIEDTESASEVLLALVGMGINITLDDFGTGYASLAYLKKFPFHTLKIDRSFIKDITDSQQNPALVSAIINLAKALNLTVIAEGIETQEQLNILQDLNCEAIQGYYFSVPLGSQEIHDFLKGYRSDVSNCGILSENFT